From Triticum aestivum cultivar Chinese Spring chromosome 7B, IWGSC CS RefSeq v2.1, whole genome shotgun sequence:
TCCACCACCGGCGACCCCGTCTCCTCCGTCCGCTTCGAGGACTACGACCTGTCGGTGGTGCTCTACTTCAGCAGGTTCCTGGTGGACGTGGTGCAGGAGGACGTCGGCCGCGTCCTCAAGCTGGATTCGATGCAGGGCGCGGAGTCCTGGCGCGGCGCCCACCTGCTCGTCTTCAACACGTGGCACTGGTGGACCTACAAGGGCGCCAGCCAAGTGTACGTATTCTGTCGATCGTTGTCCCTGTACGCGTACGTGTACCGAAATACAGATGAATATGTAACCAAGTTTCGCCTGGCGATTCATGTGCAGGTGGGACTACATGCAGGAGGGAAACACGACGTACAATGACATGGACCGGCTCGCCGCCTTCTCCAAAGGCCTCGCCACATGGGCAAGCTGGGTCGACGCCAACGTCGACGCATCGCTCACTAGGGTCATCTACCAAGGCGTCTCCCCAAGCCACTACACGTGAGCTCATCACGCCCAGTTGATTTGATATTGGCattcgcaaaaaataaaaataaaatggacTGATTTGATATTGGCCGGGCATACTCATTTCTTAATGACACTCTGTTCTACATATGCAACGGGTAGGTCCAAGGAGCAGGAGAgcgacggggcggcgccggcgacagGGGGCTGTTTCCAGCAGACACGGCCGCGGCAGGTGGCCACGGACGGGGACGAGAGGGTGTTCCCGGAGCAGGTCGTCGTGCGGGGTCTGATCGCGTCCATGTCGACGCCGGTGTCCCTGCTGGACATCACGTCGCTCTCGCAGCTCAGGATCGACGCGCACCCGTCGGTGTACGGCGGGCCTGGCCGGGACGGCATGGACTGCACGCACTGGTGCATCGCCGGCCTGCCGGACGCGTGGAACCACATCCTCTACGCGATGCTGCTGCAGGGCACATGAAACAACCGCGTGTGCGGTAGTACTTCCCTAGATCGTCGATTGACAGAGGCAGTTTGTAAGGCTAATTAAGGTCTCCGAATATTGTCAGGTAAGGAAAGTTCAGGGTGCAACCTGCCTGGTTTTGAAATTTAGGGACCAATTTCCCAACAAATTTAGAGATGATATATGCACTTAGCtctttatcgaaaaaggctttcgccccgctttatgtATAAAGCCAACCGCACAAGCCACATACAGAGAAACACGAGTTCAACCACACGCACGCCCAAGGCGCGAAAGTACACACACACATCAAAGGTAGCAAGGTTAATGCTAATGGCATAACTCAACAAGCCCAAAAAATAAAAACACCAGCACATCCAAGAGGAGCCCAAAGGGACGATCCGGAGGGGCCTTGATCCGAAGTAGCTGCAGATCTAGTCTGGCTCCGGAGGGGATGGCGGAAGCGGGGGCGCCACACGGAAGCCATCGCTCTGAGGTCGGCGAGGAGAAAGTCGATGGCGCTccggtcctgggggcggctaagcggccgccagagctgcaagtaaccacacatTTTAAAGATGGCGTCAGTAGCACGTCGAAGAGGAGCACGTTGGACGACAAGCCTATTATGGACGGTCCAGAGCGATCAGGCCAGAACTCCGATGCACATCCACCTAATGTGGCGGTGGCGAGGTGCTGATGCCTGGATCTTCGCCAAcaagtcagggaagttggtgttgcaccaatatgatgcccccgattcaatcatacactaaacatgcatgcaaatgtgtgcgatcaagatcagggactcacggaaagatatcacaacacaactctaaaagtaaaataagtcatacaagcatcatattacaagccaggggcctcgagggatcgaatacaagtgctcgaacataaacgagtcagtggaaacaacaatatctgagtacagacataaattaaacaggtttaccttaagaaggcaagcacataAGTTgcgacgatcgaaaaggcaagacttcctgcctgggacctcctaactattcCTCGAatccgaactccacgtagaatcatcctcgggatcctctggctcctggactccatcatatgatcgcaataaccggGAAAGGGGAAAAacaagtagcaaagcaaccgtgagtactcatccaaagtactcgtaagCAAAGATCTATAATACATATGAATGGgcatatgtgtaaagaggcaatatcgatggactaaactgcagaatgccagaaggcagaacacaacactagcagAACACAacatttttattatcatcgacaacacccttgacttcctctCATTGcaaacttgtccacattatgaatacaacttgctctccagctagtgttgtgttctgccttgaagtattactatccttttttgtcgagaatgttgtggggattgctccacctcttagaaattctcggtatgatgacacctctcaccatcaccattcttccttggtccctatgttgtttttaaccaggataccaatatgctaacgatgctgcttgagttctgtacttctagtaaccctattgctttgaagttaacgatcgatagtttgttcttagactgttggttattgaatcggcACTCTAACAtagatcttgctgcctaaggtcatatttagggcacacctttcaactaatgattgatggtgtgtgttttcctcgagcatacaacattatatcatttgaattgacaagtgtcatcttcttgttcacattattgtggaaatccatccgtttggaattctcgatgaatggtcgttgagcccatcagccacctcctaatcccctccttggtttagtgatgaactattgtttcaaggacccgctcccatagttcatttcccgagaatcttgcaatgtcatctcgtcaattggtaTTGCACCTTTTCTCCTCGGGCATCGTAAgtttgaggtatcctgacaccaatcagatctgaatctcggtcagatatgatgattggaacatatattcaagagttataacattggtctttatattaCCCGGTAAGAttatgtcatgcctagcacacctggccggaggacctattgttatagtttcctttttcagtaaggctatccattcttccatgaggaaactataagacttattctacaagttgttcctgatgaatccttcatgtatccaaagtctaacctttgcttaaagaccatgtcaatgctatctcgaagcatgtctgtggtactccgatctttgATAAGAACATTTAAGCACCATGCTAAAATTTCTTtgtcaattatccaaacaccattgtatggataatgttatgaaattcctctccccttacctaaatgattTTCTACTTTCTATCATGTCAGGGAcatcatgctttgcttgtccttgtGGAGGATATCCCCCTGAAATATGTGTACCAacaaattttcctttccattggtttgtttagactgataatcacattttcctttccgtttGTTTGTTTACCCTTTCTGGTGATCCACacataatctaagcagtaataattctcTGCTTATGTAACACCCCGGTTGCACAACTCTGCTAGTAAAACCCTGCTACTATTGTTGAGAACATTCCggcaaccaccgatggacgagaactttgcctattggtccgcctcgttcaacgagcaggagaatggttctcttcgtccctcgcccttggtaccgatgttgttgccgacataactgacaggctatcctctcgcatgccttgcttacatgatcgtgcaagtcgtcaccgccttcctacttttaacccacatggtgggcccataaccagagttccacaagatcgaaacctgactctcctgtgcactccctcttcccaaggttgttcctcgcgcatgGCCTCGTATGAAATTCACGAGTCACTttctgagagatcatcaattctggtatcagacacaatacttattcccattgctttgaacccctttcacgccctgtttcaggcaatgaacgattgtctatccgcttaaacttcccatgatacctccttattttgctctcgatattttcttaaattTCAATTCAAGAGATACTTTcaccaccttcctcgatgttatcgaccagatagtcaaccttgcatagGTCCGTTCTCCCGTAATACccatttattctttcgtaagtatgatagagttccgaagaaaggatgccgacttcatcatgatgacctgaagcagagaaatgaagacatcaatgtaatggatcgacctcttcgagaagagcaaccaaagacgagaagatccgttaggatttcgtaactagAACTTTCAATACACCCCTCtgaaatctcgggatgagatttcttgtagtggaggagaattgtgacgcacgGATAATCAAGATACAGTGAACCTttggtaatgatgccatgtcaccttgattactgttgctaatctcgcgttggatcaaaactgctcaaattcaaatttgaattttcgtcaaacatcaaaaaatttcaaacattaAAGTAAAATTTTTGGAGTATGATTAATGCCTAGGTGTTTATGGGGAAGGAACCCCGTTTCTACGGgatgtctaaataatttaaaatgaattaaaacaataGAGAAAATAaa
This genomic window contains:
- the LOC123158030 gene encoding protein trichome birefringence-like 37; this encodes MGKEDLALTLLRARFRHGCALAAIVALAAAAAVPSVVDGSSSCDLFQGRWIADASYPLYDAASCPFVPDVFDCRRNGRPDATYLKFRWSPAACRLPRFDGLSFLEAWRGKTVMFVGDSLSMNQWVSLACMLHAAAPDPARVSSTTGDPVSSVRFEDYDLSVVLYFSRFLVDVVQEDVGRVLKLDSMQGAESWRGAHLLVFNTWHWWTYKGASQVWDYMQEGNTTYNDMDRLAAFSKGLATWASWVDANVDASLTRVIYQGVSPSHYTSKEQESDGAAPATGGCFQQTRPRQVATDGDERVFPEQVVVRGLIASMSTPVSLLDITSLSQLRIDAHPSVYGGPGRDGMDCTHWCIAGLPDAWNHILYAMLLQGT